From a region of the Lactuca sativa cultivar Salinas chromosome 4, Lsat_Salinas_v11, whole genome shotgun sequence genome:
- the LOC111879162 gene encoding filament-like plant protein 7 isoform X1, translated as MEHKSWLWKKKSIEKTMFTPDKVNRGNEDELQGILAYEDELERNLNTSNEKLSNALAEIKTKDDIAKKQTNIAREAIQGWEKAEAEVLALKQELEKATQQTAESEERLYGVDAALKECMHQLRFVREEQEKRIHDAVMKTSREYEKSRIILEEKLSESNKKLSKLISENTHLTKALLSKEKLIDELHSSKNQLDSDLSSLMSRLESTQRDNASLSYEVRVMEKELEIRNEERDFNRRTADVAHKQHLANVKKIAQLETEAQRLRVLVRKRLPGPASLAKMKTEVELLGKKSNFDHDSITSIKQINFLTEQLCSLEEENKLLKEFITQKTNLSASSDIDEKGSMAESWAPSCKTVGASDIGLMDDFIEMEKLAIVSVENQETQFDKKSIEKLIEMIEGMRLCDKASETSTTEGYTVRVLQWKTCELSGVVESFVKTCNGLLNRNVDFEKFVKELTLTLEWIVNHCFSLQDVSSMRHEMDKRFDWGDENRGEFEEVKKLKDDLDNLEQKLELEVGKSELLVMKVKESEKAIENLELELESLKVSKELDMKVKEDLDEQLIEAIGEYNEIFEKSMSVEGQESNNTSCNQELESENLDQHFMPESVIERDIQTIELNEDEKRLQSEREIIAASEKLAECQETILNLGKQLKALASPTNASVPDKIICNPIYEAPPPPPSPPPPVTAATNHHRISLLDKMMAEDAAKAIETTKTKSSFVGVNGINGIKHQEDEDALVNFLSIVPSKKKKSGVLRKLLWRRKKSNK; from the exons ATGGAACACAAGTCATGGCTATGGAAGAAAAAGTCGATTGAGAAGACCATGTTTACACCTGATAAGGTCAACAGAGGGAATGAAGATGAG TTACAGGGAATTTTAGCTTATGAAGATGAACTTGAAAGAAACTTGAATACTTCAAATGAAAAGCTTTCAAATGCACTTGCTGAGATTAAAACCAAAGATGACATTGcaaagaaacaaacaaacatCGCACGTGAAGCCATTCAAG GATGGGAGAAAGCAGAAGCAGAAGTTTTAGCATTAAAACAAGAGCTAGAAAAAGCTACACAACAAACAGCAGAAAGTGAGGAAAGATTATATGGTGTTGATGCAGCTTTAAAAGAGTGTATGCATCAGCTTCGATTCGTTCGTGAAGAACAAGAAAAAAGGATTCATGATGCTGTGATGAAAACATCACGAGAATACGAAAAATCAAGAATCATTCTAGAGGAAAAGTTATCAGAATCGAATAAAAAACTTTCGAAACTAATTTCCGAAAATACCCATTTGACTAAAGCTCTTTTATCAAAAGAAAAACTCATAGACGAACTACATTCATCAAAGAATCAACTGGATTCTGATCTGAGTTCACTCATGAGTCGACTCGAGTCGACTCAGAGAGACAACGCTTCTTTAAGCTATGAAGTCAGAGTCATGGAGAAAGAACTTGAAATCAGAAACGAAGAGAGAGATTTCAATCGAAGAACTGCTGACGTGGCACACAAACAACACTTAGCAAATGTGAAAAAGATTGCACAGCTGGAAACCGAAGCACAAAGACTCCGTGTTCTTGTTAGAAAACGTCTCCCAGGTCCCGCTTCTCTTGCAAAAATGAAGACCGAAGTAGAATTGCTTGGCAAAAAGTCAAACTTTGACCATGATTCAATCACTTCAATTAAACAAATCAACTTTTTAACCGAACAATTATGTTCTTTAGAAGAAGAAAACAAACTTCTTAAAGAATTCATCACCCAAAAAACAAATTTATCAGCCTCTTCTGACATTGATGAAAAGGGAAGCATGGCTGAATCGTGGGCCCCATCTTGCAAAACAGTAGGAGCTTCAGATATCGGATTAATGGATGATTTCATTGAAATGGAAAAGCTAGCAATAGTTTCAGTTGAAAATCAAGAAACCCAATTCGATAAAAAGTCAATTGAAAAACTTATTGAGATGATTGAAGGGATGAGATTATGTGATAAAGCTTCAGAAACATCAACAACAGAAGGATACACAGTTCGTGTTCTTCAATGGAAGACATGTGAGCTTAGTGGTGTTGTTGAATCGTTTGTAAAAACTTGTAATGGTTTGTTGAACAGGAACGTTGACTTTGAGAAATTTGTCaaagagttgactttgactttggaatggATTGTGAACCATTGTTTTTCGCTTCAAGATGTGTCAAGTATGAGGCATGAAATGGATAAAAGATTTGATTGGGGGGATGAGAATCGTGGTGAGTTTGAAGAGGTTAAGAAATTGAAAGATGATTTGGATAATTTGGAACAGAAATTGGAATTGGAAGTTGGGAAGAGTGAGTTGTTGGTTATGAAGGTTAAGGAATCGGAAAAAGCGATTGAAAatttggaattggaattggaatctTTGAAGGTGTCAAAGGAATTGGATATGAAGGTGAAAGAAGATCTTGATGAACAGTTGATTGAGGCGATTGGTGAGTATAATGAGAtttttgaaaaatctatgtctGTTGAAgggcaagaaagtaataacactAGCTGTAATCAAGAACTGGAATCCGAAAATCTTGATCAACATTTCATGCCTGAAAG TGTGATAGAACGGGATATACAAACAATTGAGTTGAATGAAGATGAAAAGAGACTTCAAAGT GAGCGTGAAATAATAGCGGCTTCAGAAAAATTAGCCGAATGCCAAGAAACAATTTTAAACCTCGGGAAACAATTAAAAGCATTAGCTTCACCAACAAATGCATCCGTTCCCGATAAAATTATATGCAACCCGATTTATGAagctccgccaccaccaccatcaccgccGCCCCCCGTAACCGCCGCCACGAACCACCACCGGATTTCTCTTCTCGATAAAATGATGGCGGAGGATGCGGCAAAAGCTATCGAAACcacaaaaacaaaatcatcattTGTAGGTGTAAATGGGATTAATGGAATAAAACATCAAGAAGATGAAGATGCTTTGGTGAATTTTTTGTCAATTGTTCCAAGTAAGAAGAAGAAAAGTGGAGTGTTGAGGAAATTGctttggagaaggaagaaaagtaACAAGTGA
- the LOC111879173 gene encoding protein IN CHLOROPLAST ATPASE BIOGENESIS, chloroplastic, whose product MKAGGGLVFGAPRAAALPTLFLSRRRSATFRCYSSSSDHVSFIKDIAVAQPPEHLHHLLKMLQVRGESIISPAMKHGMIPLAIPLSKNSLGSVTALLRWPTAPPGMEMPVVEVRSYGVWLLAKNVDQYIHRLLVEEDANGGINELFHASGEVGEKLYTKGDFGKSRNPNLDVYLLQKVGLFPDILERKVMDHFKKGDHVSAMVTGEFYTKKEHFPGFGRPFVFNAEILLKVGRKIEAKDAARGALKSPWWTLGCPYQEVADMAEWDDEQIEFIKEKVSEEGKQEDLMKGKDAAQISLDEAAFLLDLASIEGTWDLQMERIAECYKEGGLPEIATFIKYRN is encoded by the exons ATGAAAGCCGGCGGTGGATTGGTGTTTGGAGCTCCACGCGCCGCTGCTCTGCCTACGCTATTTCTCAGTCGCCGCCGCAGTGCCACATTTCGATGCTACTCTTCTTCTTCTG ACCATGTTTCGTTTATAAAGGACATTGCTGTAGCTCAACCTCCTGAACACCTGCATCACCTTCTAAAGATGCTTCAGGTGAGAG GTGAATCTATAATCTCCCCTGCTATGAAACATGGGATGATTCCCCTAGCAATCCCTCTATCAAAAAACAGCCTAG gttCTGTAACAGCATTATTGAGATGGCCAACTGCTCCACCTGG AATGGAGATGCCAGTGGTGGAGGTCCGTAGTTATGGAGTCTGGCTTTTGGCCAAGAAT GTAGACCAATATATTCACAGACTATTAGTTGAAGAGGATGCTAATGGAGGCATCAATGAACTGTTTCATGCTTCAGGTGAAGTTGGTGAAAAACTCTACACAAAGGGCGATTTTGGTAAATCACGCAATCCAAATTTGGACGTGTACCTTCTTCAGAAG GTTGGCCTTTTTCCAGACATCCTGGAACGTAAAGTGATGGATCATTTCAAGAAAGGAGATCAT GTTTCAGCAATGGTGACTGGAGAATTCTACACCAAAAAGGAGCATTTTCCTGGATTTGGACGCCCTTTTGTTTTTAATGCTGAGATTTTGCTCAA GGTTGGACGTAAAATAGAAGCCAAAGATGCTGCAAGAGGTGCATTAAAGTCGCCATGGTGGACTTTAGGTTGTCCCTATCAG GAAGTTGCTGACATGGCGGAATGGGATGATGAACAAATTGAATTTATAAAAGAAAAGGTGTCAGAGGAAGGGAAACAAGAAGATTTAATGAAAGGCAAAGATGCTGCCCAG ATTTCGTTAGATGAAGCTGCTTTTCTTCTTGATTTGGCATCGATTGAGGGCACGTGGGACCTACAAATGGAACGGATTGCTGAATGTTATAAGGAGGGTGGCCTCCCAGAAATTGCAACATTTATCAAATATagaaattaa
- the LOC111879162 gene encoding filament-like plant protein 7 isoform X2 yields the protein MEHKSWLWKKKSIEKTMFTPDKVNRGNEDEGILAYEDELERNLNTSNEKLSNALAEIKTKDDIAKKQTNIAREAIQGWEKAEAEVLALKQELEKATQQTAESEERLYGVDAALKECMHQLRFVREEQEKRIHDAVMKTSREYEKSRIILEEKLSESNKKLSKLISENTHLTKALLSKEKLIDELHSSKNQLDSDLSSLMSRLESTQRDNASLSYEVRVMEKELEIRNEERDFNRRTADVAHKQHLANVKKIAQLETEAQRLRVLVRKRLPGPASLAKMKTEVELLGKKSNFDHDSITSIKQINFLTEQLCSLEEENKLLKEFITQKTNLSASSDIDEKGSMAESWAPSCKTVGASDIGLMDDFIEMEKLAIVSVENQETQFDKKSIEKLIEMIEGMRLCDKASETSTTEGYTVRVLQWKTCELSGVVESFVKTCNGLLNRNVDFEKFVKELTLTLEWIVNHCFSLQDVSSMRHEMDKRFDWGDENRGEFEEVKKLKDDLDNLEQKLELEVGKSELLVMKVKESEKAIENLELELESLKVSKELDMKVKEDLDEQLIEAIGEYNEIFEKSMSVEGQESNNTSCNQELESENLDQHFMPESVIERDIQTIELNEDEKRLQSEREIIAASEKLAECQETILNLGKQLKALASPTNASVPDKIICNPIYEAPPPPPSPPPPVTAATNHHRISLLDKMMAEDAAKAIETTKTKSSFVGVNGINGIKHQEDEDALVNFLSIVPSKKKKSGVLRKLLWRRKKSNK from the exons ATGGAACACAAGTCATGGCTATGGAAGAAAAAGTCGATTGAGAAGACCATGTTTACACCTGATAAGGTCAACAGAGGGAATGAAGATGAG GGAATTTTAGCTTATGAAGATGAACTTGAAAGAAACTTGAATACTTCAAATGAAAAGCTTTCAAATGCACTTGCTGAGATTAAAACCAAAGATGACATTGcaaagaaacaaacaaacatCGCACGTGAAGCCATTCAAG GATGGGAGAAAGCAGAAGCAGAAGTTTTAGCATTAAAACAAGAGCTAGAAAAAGCTACACAACAAACAGCAGAAAGTGAGGAAAGATTATATGGTGTTGATGCAGCTTTAAAAGAGTGTATGCATCAGCTTCGATTCGTTCGTGAAGAACAAGAAAAAAGGATTCATGATGCTGTGATGAAAACATCACGAGAATACGAAAAATCAAGAATCATTCTAGAGGAAAAGTTATCAGAATCGAATAAAAAACTTTCGAAACTAATTTCCGAAAATACCCATTTGACTAAAGCTCTTTTATCAAAAGAAAAACTCATAGACGAACTACATTCATCAAAGAATCAACTGGATTCTGATCTGAGTTCACTCATGAGTCGACTCGAGTCGACTCAGAGAGACAACGCTTCTTTAAGCTATGAAGTCAGAGTCATGGAGAAAGAACTTGAAATCAGAAACGAAGAGAGAGATTTCAATCGAAGAACTGCTGACGTGGCACACAAACAACACTTAGCAAATGTGAAAAAGATTGCACAGCTGGAAACCGAAGCACAAAGACTCCGTGTTCTTGTTAGAAAACGTCTCCCAGGTCCCGCTTCTCTTGCAAAAATGAAGACCGAAGTAGAATTGCTTGGCAAAAAGTCAAACTTTGACCATGATTCAATCACTTCAATTAAACAAATCAACTTTTTAACCGAACAATTATGTTCTTTAGAAGAAGAAAACAAACTTCTTAAAGAATTCATCACCCAAAAAACAAATTTATCAGCCTCTTCTGACATTGATGAAAAGGGAAGCATGGCTGAATCGTGGGCCCCATCTTGCAAAACAGTAGGAGCTTCAGATATCGGATTAATGGATGATTTCATTGAAATGGAAAAGCTAGCAATAGTTTCAGTTGAAAATCAAGAAACCCAATTCGATAAAAAGTCAATTGAAAAACTTATTGAGATGATTGAAGGGATGAGATTATGTGATAAAGCTTCAGAAACATCAACAACAGAAGGATACACAGTTCGTGTTCTTCAATGGAAGACATGTGAGCTTAGTGGTGTTGTTGAATCGTTTGTAAAAACTTGTAATGGTTTGTTGAACAGGAACGTTGACTTTGAGAAATTTGTCaaagagttgactttgactttggaatggATTGTGAACCATTGTTTTTCGCTTCAAGATGTGTCAAGTATGAGGCATGAAATGGATAAAAGATTTGATTGGGGGGATGAGAATCGTGGTGAGTTTGAAGAGGTTAAGAAATTGAAAGATGATTTGGATAATTTGGAACAGAAATTGGAATTGGAAGTTGGGAAGAGTGAGTTGTTGGTTATGAAGGTTAAGGAATCGGAAAAAGCGATTGAAAatttggaattggaattggaatctTTGAAGGTGTCAAAGGAATTGGATATGAAGGTGAAAGAAGATCTTGATGAACAGTTGATTGAGGCGATTGGTGAGTATAATGAGAtttttgaaaaatctatgtctGTTGAAgggcaagaaagtaataacactAGCTGTAATCAAGAACTGGAATCCGAAAATCTTGATCAACATTTCATGCCTGAAAG TGTGATAGAACGGGATATACAAACAATTGAGTTGAATGAAGATGAAAAGAGACTTCAAAGT GAGCGTGAAATAATAGCGGCTTCAGAAAAATTAGCCGAATGCCAAGAAACAATTTTAAACCTCGGGAAACAATTAAAAGCATTAGCTTCACCAACAAATGCATCCGTTCCCGATAAAATTATATGCAACCCGATTTATGAagctccgccaccaccaccatcaccgccGCCCCCCGTAACCGCCGCCACGAACCACCACCGGATTTCTCTTCTCGATAAAATGATGGCGGAGGATGCGGCAAAAGCTATCGAAACcacaaaaacaaaatcatcattTGTAGGTGTAAATGGGATTAATGGAATAAAACATCAAGAAGATGAAGATGCTTTGGTGAATTTTTTGTCAATTGTTCCAAGTAAGAAGAAGAAAAGTGGAGTGTTGAGGAAATTGctttggagaaggaagaaaagtaACAAGTGA
- the LOC111879165 gene encoding 1-acyl-sn-glycerol-3-phosphate acyltransferase BAT2, chloroplastic, with amino-acid sequence MAYSSSTQLVLHWFPSKDLVGKCSKNYGIQQSLMFDKRKRAHLSHRILYQDEIFSCKTSHHHKLHNFCKVMRSVIVRSEIAGNGSTSAAYHLPEFQLISKVRGVCFYSVTSIIALFLFVLMVISHPFVVLRDGYQRNFHHLIAKIWACMSVYPFFKVKIQGLENLPPKNSPAVYVSNHQSFLDIYALLTLGRNLKFISKTAIFLFPVVGWAMFLMGLIPLKRMDSRSQLQTLKRCMELVKNGGSVFFFPEGTRSKDGRLGTFKKGAFSIAAKTGVPVVPITLVGTGKIMPAGMETILNPGSVKIIIHPSVQGDNPDTLCSEVKNVITNELINQA; translated from the exons ATGGCTTACTCCTCATCTACTCAATTG GTATTGCACTGGTTTCCATCTAAAGACTTAGTGGGAAAATGTTCTAAAAACT ATGGCAttcaacaaagccttatgtttgATAAAAGAAAAAGAGCCCATTTGTCTCACCGGATTTTATATCAGGATGAAATCTTTTCTTGCAAAACAAGTCATCATCATAAATTGCATAATTTCTGTAAAGTAATGAGATCTGTGATAGTTAGATCAGAAATTGCTGGAAATGGATCCACTTCAGCTGCATATCATTTGCCAG AGTTCCAATTGATCTCAAAAGTTAGAGGGGTTTGCTTTTATAGCGTGACATCAATTATTgctttatttttatttgtgttaatgGTGATATCACATCCATTTGTGGTGTTAAGAGATGGATACCAAAGAAACTTTCATCATTTAATTGCCAAAATTTGGGCATGTATGAGTGTTTATCCATTTTTTAAAGTAAAGATTCAGGGATTAGAAAATCTACCCCCCAAGAATTCTCCAGCTGTATATGTCTCAAATCACCAGAGTTTTTTGGACATTTATGCCCTTCTGACTTTAGGCAGAAACCTCAAGTTCATTAGCAAGACTGCAATCTTCCTTTTTCCTGTTGTTGGGTGGGCCATGTTTTTAATGGGTCTTATTCCCCTTAAGCGTATGGACAGCAGGAGCCAattg CAAACTTTAAAAAGATGCATGGAGCTTGTTAAAAATGGTGGATCCGTTTTCTTTTTTCCCGAGGGTACTCGGAGTAAGGATGGACGTTTGGGCACATTCAAG AAAGGTGCATTCAGTATTGCAGCAAAAACGGGAGTACCGGTGGTTCCAATCACTCTTGTTGGAACTGGGAAAATAATGCCAGCTGGCATGGAGACAATATTAAACCCCGGATCAGTGAAAATTATCATCCATCCATCTGTACAAGGAGATAACCCCGATACACTATGCAGTGAGGTCAAAAACGTAATTACAAACGAGCTTATTAACCAAGCTTAA